One genomic window of Arachis hypogaea cultivar Tifrunner chromosome 8, arahy.Tifrunner.gnm2.J5K5, whole genome shotgun sequence includes the following:
- the LOC112707811 gene encoding molybdate transporter 1: MALPIPPNPISTIDPEAPRIANATPISNTNNPSSSGPAFIAMQKVKTNLVLRSKWAELNGAMGDLGTYIPIVLALTLSRNLNLGTTLIFTGIYNIVTGAIYGVPMPVQPMKSIAAVALADPTFSVPEIMASGILTGAVLLVLGLTGLMQLAYTLIPLSVVRGIQLAQGLSFALTAVKYVRKVQDLPKSKSLEERNWLGFDGLVLAIACVCFIVVVNGAGDKDRSCGGGVGGGDVESERNSNSNFDSNASVIVVVGDDSDEGRTSRIGRRVKNVVFSLPSAFIVFVLGVILAFVRRPQVVREIKLGPSSIEVVKFTKHVWKEGFVKGTIPQLPLSILNSVIAVCKLTSDLFPGKDFSATSLSVTVGLMNLAGGWFGAMPCCHGAGGLAGQYKFGGRSGGCVAILGAAKLVLGFVLGSSLAHIFNQFPVGILGVLLLFAGIELAMASRDMKNKQDSFVMLICTAVSLVGSSAALGFLSGMLVFLILRLRDWTKGKPLSSFWLRGSPRL, translated from the exons ATGGCATTACCAATCCCTCCTAATCCAATCTCAACTATAGACCCTGAAGCACCCCGGATCGCAAATGCAACCCCAATCTCAAACACTAACAACCCTTCATCTTCAGGGCCAGCTTTCATCGCCATGCAAAAAGTCAAAACTAACCTTGTCCTACGTTCTAAATGGGCTGAGCTTAACGGCGCCATGGGCGACCTTGGCACCTACATCCCCATCGTCCTCGCCCTCACCTTGTCTCGAAACCTTAACCTCGGCACCACCCTCATCTTCACCGGAATCTACAACATCGTCACCGGTGCAATCTACGGTGTCCCTATGCCCGTCCAGCCCATGAAGTCCATTGCCGCCGTTGCCCTCGCGGATCCCACCTTCTCCGTCCCGGAGATCatggcctccgggatcctaaCCGGAGCCGTGTTGCTTGTACTAGGCCTGACCGGCCTCATGCAGCTGGCCTACACCCTCATTCCGCTCAGCGTCGTGAGGGGTATCCAGCTGGCACAAGGACTTTCCTTCGCTTTGACAGCTGTCAAATACGTGAGGAAAGTTCAAGATTTGCCAAAATCGAAATCTTTAGAGGAAAGAAACTGGCTTGGTTTTGATGGATTGGTTTTGGCCATTGCTTGTGTttgtttcattgttgttgtcaacGGCGCCGGTGACAAAGATCGTAGTTGCGGTGgcggtgttggtggtggtgatgTTGAAAGTGAACGTAATAGTAATAGTAATTTTGATAGCAATGCTAGCGTAATTGTTGTTGTTGGTGATGATAGTGACGAAGGAAGAACGAGCAGAATTGGGAGAAGAGTGAAGAACGTTGTGTTTTCTTTGCCTTCTGCGTTTATTGTGTTTGTTTTGGGTGTGATTTTAGCCTTTGTGAGAAGACCCCAAGTTGTTCGCGAGATTAAGTTAGGACCTTCTTCAATTGAAGTTGTCAAGTTCACTAAGCATGTTTGGAAGGAAGGTTTTGTAAAAG GTACGATTCCTCAGCTTCCCTTGTCAATTCTAAACTCAGTGATCGCGGTTTGCAAGCTGACTTCGGACTTGTTCCCGGGAAAAGACTTCTCGGCGACGTCGCTGTCGGTGACGGTGGGGCTCATGAACCTAGCCGGAGGGTGGTTTGGTGCCATGCCATGTTGCCACGGCGCTGGTGGCTTAGCAGGGCAATACAAATTTGGAGGGAGGAGTGGAGGGTGTGTGGCAATTCTTGGAGCAGCAAAATTGGTTTTGGGTTTTGTTTTGGGAAGTTCATTGGCCCATATATTCAATCAATTCCCAGTGGGAATCTTGGGAGTTTTGCTTTTATTTGCAGGGATTGAACTTGCTATGGCTTCAAGGGATATGAAGAACAAACAAGATTCCTTTGTGATGCTTATTTGCACAGCTGTTTCACTTGTTGGATCAAGTGCTGCTCTTGGATTCCTTTCTGGAATGCTTGTTTTTCTTATTCTTAGGCTTAGAGATTGGACAAAGGGTAAACCACTTTCTAGTTTTTGGTTGCGTGGAAGCCCTCGCCTTTGA